The genome window GATATGGAAGTAAATAGCGGTAAATATATGTCTACGGCCTCTCACGCCGGAAACCGGGGTTCAATTCCCCGTGGGATCACCACAAATAAGATCAAAGCGTTATGAACATTCCCCAAATCCATTTTCCAATGTTTGAGAACTAAATTCCAACCCTATTCTCTATCCCCAGCTCTAAAAATGATGGAGTCTGTCTGTCCTTTCCCCCATGACCAGCTCAATGAACCCATGCTGTTTGGACGTATAGATGTTTATATAAATAATTTTATTTTGTTATTTTACTGTGTTATCGGTCGTCAGAGTATTATAATACGTCTTCCTCCTAAAAAAAAATATGACTGAATCAGTAAGGTAATAAATATCTGAAGCCATGGCGATGTAAAAAATAGCGTATAATTAGAAATGGATTATAGGAAGAAATAAAGATGAAAAAAAAATAGATTAATTTTCTTTTTTACTTTCATTGGATTATTAGGTAGCATCAATTACAGCTTCAGCAATGAATGGAAAAATTAAGGGTCCAAATCGTGCTCCTGTTGCTGATGCCGGCTTCGACCAGATAGTGGAACCATATTATCAGGTAGTGCTGGATGGAAGCAAAAGTTTTGATCCGGATGGGGATAAATTTATAAAAAGTTATGGAACTATGATCGGCATTAATTTAATAAACTGTTGCGGTAAGTCTAAAACTTCTGAGTTGCACTTTGTTTATGACTGGACGCCATTAAAGTCCGATGGAGAAAACATATTAATACGAAAAAGTGATATCAATCTTAATGTGGGAGAAAAGTACATTAGATTTGATGGGCTCAGAATCCCACGAAAAGAGAAATATAAGAAAAACTATACTATCTTTGCAATTATCAGGCATCATGAAAATGGTTATGATGTTCTATACGAAACTCCTGTGAGAGCAGACTATGTAAAAATTGTTGGAAAGTGATAAGGTAATACAAAATTGAATTCAAACCAACACTCCCAAACTTGAGGGGAAAGGGGAGCTGTTATATTTGTTTTAGCAGGAGCCCATGGTGTCACATGGAAAGGATAATTTTTTGAGCCGGCAAAATATCACGCAAGATTTATGCTTGCCAGTAACTTACAGTAAAACAAAGGATTGTATTATAAACAAGGAATATCAGGCAGTTCTTAAGCGGCATCAATTGGATACCTTTAATTCTGTTTTTATGTTTAAAGGAGGTGAAACCGCAAAGACTCTAAAGGAAAGATCTGTAATCCGTTTTGAAGTAGAGGATATTGATGCAACAAAAACATTTTATTTAAAGAGACATAACTTGAGCTTTATTGGGCCAAAAAGACTGGTTTCTTTATTTTTTCCGAATACGGCTGTCTCTGAAGGCATAAAAGAATTTAAAAATATTTGCAATTTCCGTAAAAAAAACCTGGCAACTGTTGTACCTGTAGCGGCCGGTGAAAAATTTGTTAATTTTTTTTGGGTGGAGTCGTTTCTTTTAACAGAAGACTTTTCGCCTTTTATTCCATTGGAAGACTTTGTCAAAGAGCAACCGGAATTTTTTAAAGGCAGGAAACAAAAATTGTTAAAGGAGATTGCTGTTTTTGCACGCCGCATGCATGCGCAGGGTTTTAATCATCGTGATTTTAACACAACCCATATTCTTGTTAAGTATAGTTCCGCAGATCAAAGTCCTGAGCTGGCGGTCTTTGATCTGCAAAGGGTAAATAAAAACAGGTTGTTTAAATTTCGCTGGATGATCAAGAGCCTTGCGCGGGTAAATTATTCTCTCCCCGATCATCTGTTTACAGTCAAAGATATAATCTATCTTTTCATGTCCTATAAAGGTAAAAAAGAAATTAATTTTCTGGATCGCTGCCAATGGTTCTGGATAAATCGGAAAACCGAAAAAATAAAAAAACATACTGAAAAAAAATAAACTCAAACATAGGATCAGTGGGATATATCCTTGGATAAAAACTTAATAATAAATAAAATAAAAAAATTGCCGGGAAGTCATGGGGGGTTGCTCTTTGTATTATTAACCTCCTTATTTCTTAAATGTGTAATTCTGATTATTACGTATGATAACCCTTTTAATCCTGACGGCATTTTATATATAGCTGCGGCCAAACAACTATCCGCCGGACACTTTAAAGAAGCATTGGCTTTATACCCAATGCCTTTTTATCCTTTTCTTATAGCCCTGGTTCATGCCTGCATTCTCTCCTGGGAGATGGCCGGCAGACTTCTCTCGCTTATGTCCATGGTCTTGGCAATTATACCGTTTTATCTTTTGACCCGGGATTTATTCAGCCGGAAGGCTGCCTTCTGGGGAACACTGGCTTTTGCGCTGGTTCCTGTGGTTAATGAGTGGTCTGTGGAAGTTTTGCGCGGACCGCCTTATATATTCTTTGCAGCCTGGGCTGTTTTTTTTGCGGTACGCTCATTTCAGGTTAAAACGATAAATTACTTTATCCCGGCTGCTGTTTTTTCCTGTTTTCCGTTTTTATGCAGGTTTGAAGGCTTTATTTTTATTCCTCTATATTTCTTTTTTCTGATTCTGCTAACCATTATCAGGCCTACTGAAAGGCGCTGCTAC of Desulfosarcina sp. BuS5 contains these proteins:
- a CDS encoding lipopolysaccharide kinase InaA family protein translates to MVSHGKDNFLSRQNITQDLCLPVTYSKTKDCIINKEYQAVLKRHQLDTFNSVFMFKGGETAKTLKERSVIRFEVEDIDATKTFYLKRHNLSFIGPKRLVSLFFPNTAVSEGIKEFKNICNFRKKNLATVVPVAAGEKFVNFFWVESFLLTEDFSPFIPLEDFVKEQPEFFKGRKQKLLKEIAVFARRMHAQGFNHRDFNTTHILVKYSSADQSPELAVFDLQRVNKNRLFKFRWMIKSLARVNYSLPDHLFTVKDIIYLFMSYKGKKEINFLDRCQWFWINRKTEKIKKHTEKK